One part of the Hydra vulgaris chromosome 01, alternate assembly HydraT2T_AEP genome encodes these proteins:
- the LOC136075480 gene encoding piggyBac transposable element-derived protein 3-like yields the protein MNKNKKLNIEDALAFILDGESDFEDLSESDSEFESDVSTAVVSNTKVVHDDNNDNIIFPISESLTQESSTRDDMLYSNSSAPLPKKSKIVNNKKQKKASLPLWKKVTLDNDLIGDIAFQEVPIEPIPDETTTPYEYFKMFVDDNLIDIIAEQSSLYSCQSSGTNISVTSNEIESFIGVFFRMGLVKLPSVRSYWETFMNYDGVSSILSRNRFLSILRYLHFVDNLNVTDEVKKNDRAWKLRPWLEKLRENFLKVSPEENQSVDEIMVPFKGRSFLKQYLPKKPNKWGFKLWARCGVSGYLYDFDLYQGKEIKKKDEVSPHGVGASVVIKMTSTLPENHNFKIFADNYFSSLPLLDELKKRRIWYVGTARLKRLYKCPFTSEKELKNQGRGSFDYRTDIKSNNIAVSWIDNKVVTLISSFASIEPINSVRRYDRKTCKHIMVKQPYIVQFYNKNMGGVDKLDMMCSFYKPNLKCHRWYIYVWAHTLLIALSNAWFLYRRDLKIICPSKKFMPLKNFQAAVASSLVTVVKRKAGRASLDAIPIPTKRAAAVQSNPTKDIRLDGFDHLPTYSDKRQRCKKCKTGFSYIRCKKCNVWLCLNKDRNCYHDYH from the coding sequence atgaataaaaataaaaaattaaatattgaagaTGCTCTCGCATTTATTCTTGATGGTGAAAGTGATTTTGAGGATCTTAGTGAGTCAGACTCTGAATTTGAATCTGATGTTTCAACTGCAGTTGTAAGCAATACTAAGGTTGTGCATGATGACAACAATGACAACATTATTTTTCCAATATCGGAGTCTCTTACCCAGGAAAGTAGTACACGTGATGATATGCTCTATTCCAACTCTTCAGCCCCACTcccaaaaaaatccaaaatagtcaacaacaaaaaacaaaaaaaagcaagtttACCACTTTGGAAAAAGGTTACACTAGATAATGATTTGATTGGTGATATTGCTTTTCAAGAGGTACCTATTGAACCTATTCCGGACGAAACTACTACTCCAtacgaatattttaaaatgtttgttgatGACAATCTTATAGACATTATTGCTGAACAATCTAGTTTATATAGTTGCCAGTCATCAGGTACAAATATTTCTGTCACATCGAATGAAATAGAGtcttttattggtgttttttttCGTATGGGTCTTGTAAAACTACCATCTGTGAGATCTTATTGGGAAACCTTTATGAATTATGATGGAGTAAGTTCAATATTATCAAGGAATAGATTTCTTTCTATCCTCCGCTATTTACACTTTGTTGACAATCTAAACGTAACAGATGAAGTAAAGAAAAATGATCGGGCTTGGAAATTAAGACCTTGGTTGGAAAAACTGCGagaaaatttcttaaaagtttctCCTGAGGAAAATCAATCAGTTGATGAGATAATGGTTCCCTTCAAAGGAAGGTCATTTTTGAAGCAATACCTtccaaaaaaacccaataaatgGGGGTTCAAACTTTGGGCTAGATGTGGTGTCAGTGGGTATTTGTATGACTTTGATTTATATCAaggaaaagaaataaaaaagaaagatgaaGTTTCTCCTCATGGTGTCGGGGCATCTGTTGTAATTAAAATGACCTCAACTTTGCCagaaaatcataattttaaaatatttgctgaCAATTACTTTTCTTCATTGCCTTTGCTAGATGAGCTAAAAAAGCGTAGAATATGGTATGTTGGAACAGCTCGCCTTAAGCGCCTTTACAAATGCCCATTCACTtctgaaaaagaattaaaaaatcaagGGCGTGGATCGTTTGACTATCGTACTGACATCAAATCTAATAACATAGCTGTCTCTTGGATAGATAACAAGGTAGTTACTTTAATTTCGTCTTTTGCTAGTATTGAACCAATCAACTCAGTAAGGCGTTATGATAGAAAAACCTGCAAACATATTATGGTAAAACAACCATATATAGTccagttttataataaaaatatgggTGGAGTTGACAAACTGGATATGATGTGCTCATTCTacaaaccaaatttaaaatgCCATAGAtggtatatatatgtatgggCACATACCCTTCTTATTGCATTATCAAATGCCTGGTTTTTGTATCGTCGggacttaaaaattatttgcccCAGTAAGAAATTCATGcctctaaaaaattttcaagctgCAGTAGCTTCTAGCTTGGTAACTGTTGTAAAAAGAAAAGCTGGAAGAGCATCTCTTGATGCAATACCTATACCAACCAAAAGAGCTGCTGCTGTTCAGAGTAATCCTACAAAAGATATCCGTCTGGATGGATTTGACCACTTACCAACTTATAGTGACAAACGGCAGCGGTGTAAGAAATGCAAAACTGGTTTTTCTTATATTCGTTGCAAAAAGTGCAATGTTTGGTTATGCTTAAATAAGGACAGAAATTGTTATCATGACTACCATTAA